The genomic stretch AGCTTTGGTTATGACCTTTGGTTGGCTCAGATGTATTTTAGCTATTTTATTCACAATGAATACATTATTTCTTTTCATATGCCATGGACCATGACTGATGCATACCTCCTGTTACCTTAGCATCACTGACATGTAGCAACTCCTACATACTACATGACTTTTAAATTATATGACATTATaggttattttttattataacaATAAAGGCAGATATCATTGCATTACATTCAGAGCAGACCATCAGATAATATGACTTTATTAAACACACGAGGGCAGACTTAACTTTCCTTCCACTGTAAATGATTCTATCAAGATGACTCAATTTAAGAGCAAAATATGATTGCTGCTTCAGCACTTCATTACTGTTGACCCTAACCAACTGTTGTATTTATTCAAAGTAAAGTATATTACCGAATTACAATTACAGTCTAACCAACAACCAAACTTGAAACttatgacagacacacacagatcactacAGGTCACATACTGATTGCATTCAAAATTGTATTGACAAATTGGAAGATTCAATGAAATTTTACCTCATCAGATTCCAGTGCCATTGACTCCACCCGCTCCGAGTTATCAAGCAAATCCTGTAACTCGGATTGGCTGAGATCCTGAAGTTTCTCCATTGATTTGCCAGGACTGCTGTCGATCATTAATCAATCAGTTTTACAGATTCATATGGTATGTATCTAGTTCCACTACTgaaatctctctcacacaaatcACTATTTACAGATCACAGGACATGTTAGTCTTGACGAGGAATAGAGGCGTTTATCTTCGGAGGCAGTGACCTATTTAAAAGGCCTCACAGCTGACCTTATATTTCCTATGAAGCCAGTTTGTATCAATACCCTATCGCAAAACATTTAATCTCCTCTAGCCAGAACGGTTACATGGCTAATATACACACATGGATGTTTACGATGGCTAAAATGCACTGCGAATTTGTGTGCAATAATAACATCAACAAGTTGTGTAACATTATCTAGATAACCAGCTAGCCATCAAcgtttatataaacacacacatacttacatgGTGCTAGCAAATCAAATCCCTGGTGGTAGGGGGCACATCGAAAAACATCCAACTTAATTGGAAGCCAGTGACGTAAAGTGAACGCGGAAGCGAGGTCCTAGGTTGTCAATAATAAACATATGTCTTCAACGATTTACTTCTGACAGACCTGTCAGTAATCAGTGAATCGGAAACCACTTGCCGGTTCTAGAGCcaaccagctagctagctaaacaGGTAGCTTGTTAGCGTCGTTCGAGGCTGATCTAAAAGGCACTTGCTATCGTATCGTaagctagctagcttagctaGCTAAGTTAGCTAACTTCCGAGGAAAGCTTTCCATTAAACTAGCAAACAAATCCAGAATACGTAAACGTCAAGCGGAAGAGTACATCAAATGTTGTTCTCTGTTCAATATAACAAACGTCAAAACGACGAGAGTAACCACAATGTAGGATATTTAACAAAATATATCATCTCTTGAGCGAAAGTTTCACTTCTTGCTGACAGATACCACCGCCATACTTGGATAGATCCAATTTGGACTCTGCTAAGGGGAATGTCAGAAAATGTTAACGGTGTGATTTTAACTTAAATGAAAACAAAGCATAATTGAatagatttaaaaattataactacactaaaatataaataagtGTAATGAGCATAATATAGAGAAAACGTTTAAAATGGTATTACAATGACATCGTGAAAATTCAAACAACTGCTAACTGCATTGGTATCGTCAAATGTTCAGCTGACTCATGGGAAACCCCAAAGTGACAGGAATATTCCATTTGCAACATGTCAGTAGGGACGCCACCAACGCAGATTTTGTATGAAAACTTTATAGCCACAAAgctataaattatatatatataatcgtCACATTAGCACAGGTGTGAAAGGTGAGTGAAAAGCTTGGGTGCATAGTCCCTCATAATGTGCAAACATGCATTATTTTACAGAGTAATATAAATACAAAATAGAATCAaaagtacaaaataaaatacaatatataaatatgtacaaTGTAACATATGTACACGCGAGCAccatatatattaaatatagaGAGCTGGAGTTGAATATGTGGTAGAACTTCTACTTTGTGCTGTTATTATTAACATAAATTGTATCACGCTAGTGGTATCCTGCATAATTATAGTTTGGATTCCAGAAATAACTGACTATAAACTAGGGAACCTGGCTCTCTTATTTATAAATGACAGGACACAAAAACAGTTTTCAATATACCATATATTTCTTTATGTCACTGGTTACAGTTTTTTTATATGAGAGGTATGTCAAAGTAAACGAGTATACTTGATTATGCTATCAAATATGGAACAACTTAGAATTAAGAGGTTCTAACAGAAACCTGTTAGTTGTAGTAATACTTAGTCCTAAGTATTGCCCAGAAGAAAAGTCTAGGCTGTTTAGTGATGCTTTGATTTGCAGATCAGAAATTATAATTCCATGTTCATTTTTTAAAGATCATTGTTTTGTATGCTATCCTTTAAAACCAAAATAGCAAAAGTACAATTACTAGGTTATGTATGTCTGATTATATATGCTATGTTATATGGGTATTTTTCTTTCAATTATTTTTCAAACCTTTCATAGCTGAAAATGAAATGAAGCATTGAAGAATAAGAGCTGAAATGTCATAAAGAAAGAGCAGTGCTGCAATAGCCCTGAAGAAACCCTGTAGGAAACAAAAATATGTTAATTTAagtataaaaaatgtaaatataaaagtCTGATACAGCATGCTTCAAAATATGCCAACATAATATGCTTAAAGTAAAATACTTAAGAGTTTAGTTACTAAAATAGGTTCATTCAAGCAGACGCACAAGCAAAAAAAGTAACTGTAACTCACAACAAAAACATAGGTTGGACAATCTGTAATACTCGAAGTGACACTTTGCTCTGAATTACAAAGTTCGAAATGCTTAATGTCGTGGACTGCGTAGCCATATACAACAATGGCACACAATCCCAACACCAAGGCACCAATACCAGAATACAAGCAGTGTTTCAactaagagaaagagaaaacatgGGTCACTCAAACCACACAGAAAGCAAAACAGATTTGAGATTAGAGATTTTACAGCCAGAGTCAGTTTTCTTTCACTCATTGCATTTATCTGAGCTTTCAAAATCTTCTTGTTTCTACCAGTATTGCAATCATGAATTTCTGAACATTGACAGCCTTGAGAATGTGTTTTACTACAACACCAAAAAAAGACTGTGCCAAAGTTTTTCCTTTTGAAATGTAAAGACTAGTTCAACAGCAAACCATAAATGGCAAAAGGTACTATGTTTGACAATCTtcttaatcaaatcaaatcaaatcaaatatatttgtatttgtatatatttaatAGTAGCCATTGCACATTTAGTGTAAATAATATTGACTTCACAAATTGATTTTCATTTCAAATACAAGACAGTTAAAGCAAACAACTTACCAGCTGCCTGCTAGGAGATCTTTCACATGCCATTGCATATGTTCCTCCAGCCACATACTGGGCAGACAATAAAGACAGTAGTCAAATGATATTATAATTCTGTATGTACTGGATGAagaaaaaaacttttaaaaGGTACGTACCACTGCTCCAACAAACACTGGACACATATATAGCACATGAATGCGGATGCTCATGTAGTAAACTGGAATTCCCAAAAGCACTTGGAACAGTCCAAGTAATATTGTCAAAACCTAGGAGACTCAGAATTATGTATCTGTATTTAcacattttaaaacacattacaaAAACAGTTAGATCAGAAATGAGAAAAAGACCATTATTTCATGGTGTGGCTGCTTTTTGGAAAGTAAAATAATTATTCCCTAATTATAGTTCAAGTCCAGCAATgagagaattttaatgttgtaatCAATCACTCACCGCTACCGCCTCAGGGTCGTAAAATCTGAATGGACGATGCAGTTTGTGGGGATTAATGTCTGCAGACTCTGACTGGGGCACAGGCATCATCTTAAAGAAAGTGGATAAATACATGTACTTTTTATATACTGAAGTGAAACTGCATTATTGGACCAAACGGCACATCAAAAGTCTCTTAAGCATGACAATTTTACCACAAAATAAGATTTTTGCAAAGTCTTCCAGTATGTTCTGGCACTGCCTTCAGACTTTGGCCCTCTTACCACTCTGGGTTAAAAGCAGCTTTATAAATGCTATCTTCGTGTAGTCATACATTTAATTTTCTGTGCTTGTACAATTATTTTGGATGGTGAAAATTACATTCCAAGATGTATTTGATAGCTTTTGCCTAAATGAATAAA from Brachyhypopomus gauderio isolate BG-103 chromosome 15, BGAUD_0.2, whole genome shotgun sequence encodes the following:
- the LOC143477063 gene encoding uncharacterized protein LOC143477063 produces the protein MMPVPQSESADINPHKLHRPFRFYDPEAVAVLTILLGLFQVLLGIPVYYMSIRIHVLYMCPVFVGAVYVAGGTYAMACERSPSRQLLKHCLYSGIGALVLGLCAIVVYGYAVHDIKHFELCNSEQSVTSSITDCPTYVFVGFFRAIAALLFLYDISALILQCFISFSAMKGLKNN